Proteins from a single region of Aureibacter tunicatorum:
- a CDS encoding phosphopantetheine-binding protein: MDSYFTKVKAMLVALGADEKIITMDSDIMNDLGLSSVDVVDLIYSVETAYDIKIPENSYAELNTVKALIEYIKDNVSPYLMEH, translated from the coding sequence ATGGATTCATACTTTACAAAAGTCAAGGCGATGTTGGTGGCATTGGGGGCTGACGAAAAAATTATCACTATGGATTCCGACATAATGAATGATTTGGGACTTTCTTCTGTGGATGTTGTGGACTTGATATATAGTGTGGAAACAGCGTATGATATCAAAATACCGGAAAACAGCTATGCTGAACTCAATACAGTCAAAGCTCTGATCGAATACATCAAAGACAATGTGTCTCCTTATCTGATGGAGCACTAA
- a CDS encoding 4a-hydroxytetrahydrobiopterin dehydratase: MWQEKDNKLVRLFIFKDFIEAFSFMTQVAMIAEKHNHHPNWTNVYNRVQIELNTHDEGDIVTEKDRKLAKEIDLIAEKY, encoded by the coding sequence ATGTGGCAAGAAAAAGATAATAAACTGGTTAGGCTATTTATTTTCAAGGACTTTATTGAAGCCTTTTCATTCATGACTCAAGTGGCGATGATTGCTGAAAAGCATAATCATCATCCAAACTGGACAAACGTGTATAATAGAGTTCAAATAGAACTTAACACGCATGACGAAGGAGATATTGTAACGGAAAAGGATCGAAAACTTGCAAAAGAAATAGATCTGATTGCCGAGAAATATTAG
- the rsmI gene encoding 16S rRNA (cytidine(1402)-2'-O)-methyltransferase — MDKGKLYIVPTPIGNLEDITLRALNVLKEVDSILAEDTRTSSVLLKHYEITKPLKSYHIHNEHKVLAPIIERINEGENIALVSDAGTPAISDPGYLLVRECLANEIEVEALPGATAFVPALIKSGFPTDRFVFEGFLPHKKGRQTRIKEIAEEKRTVILYESPHRINKAVEQFKEFMGEDRYISISRELTKLYEETITGTVEEVLVAITERKIKGEMVVVVAGKDYKPV, encoded by the coding sequence ATGGATAAAGGAAAATTATATATAGTTCCTACACCTATAGGGAACTTGGAAGATATTACTTTGAGGGCTTTGAATGTGCTGAAAGAAGTAGACAGCATTTTGGCTGAGGATACACGAACGTCTTCAGTGCTGTTGAAGCATTATGAAATAACAAAGCCTTTGAAAAGTTATCACATTCATAATGAGCATAAAGTTCTAGCTCCTATCATCGAAAGAATCAATGAAGGCGAGAATATAGCTTTGGTTTCCGATGCGGGAACACCAGCTATTTCCGACCCTGGTTATTTATTGGTAAGAGAATGTTTGGCAAATGAAATAGAAGTTGAAGCTCTTCCGGGAGCCACAGCATTTGTGCCAGCTTTGATAAAGTCGGGATTTCCAACGGATCGTTTTGTCTTTGAGGGCTTTTTGCCACATAAAAAAGGACGCCAAACCCGAATCAAGGAGATTGCCGAGGAAAAAAGGACGGTGATATTGTACGAATCACCTCATCGAATCAATAAAGCTGTGGAACAGTTTAAGGAATTCATGGGAGAGGATCGATATATATCCATATCCAGAGAGTTAACCAAATTATACGAAGAGACTATTACAGGGACAGTTGAAGAAGTATTGGTGGCGATAACAGAGAGAAAGATAAAAGGTGAGATGGTAGTAGTAGTCGCAGGAAAAGATTACAAGCCAGTCTAA
- the lnt gene encoding apolipoprotein N-acyltransferase, whose protein sequence is MINHRSFKHSIFFVPLMMILSAVCFRLSWPVNEITPLIFISFVPLLASLQVIEESSRKWKTRRAFITTYTLFIIWNISTTWWVRHATMGGAVAMVVLNSLFMALPVMCYFFTLRVTRSLTWSLGSFVIYWLAFEKIHLTWDISWPWLTLGNAFAMKPEWVQWYEYTGKLGGSLWVLMVNVFIFSVWNKYLSDSYKSKVRLKMIIASLLLILLPMIFSSYIYHHYNHKGESVEVVVVQPNIDPYKEKFEGGKNYIPVREQVDRFISMSKEKLSDSTAFLLWPETAIDINANEEKLTQYRFVREILNFKSNYPELSLLTGLTTYKVQEEKKKTSTSRFRENIGYYDVYNTGLFIDKKNQLHFYHKSKLVPGVEIVPYPEIFNNISYAFDLGGTVGSLGIQDERSNFNSGDVAVAPAICYESVYDDFMAEYVKKGSQIIFLITNDGWWENTEGHKQHLRYASLLAVSTRRSIARCANTGISAFIDQRGNITKATKYWEPAVIRSDVELNEFQSVFVRYGDYIGRMSEWFALFILISTIVRYKIYGIRKN, encoded by the coding sequence ATGATTAATCATAGATCTTTCAAGCACTCTATTTTCTTTGTCCCTCTGATGATGATCTTGAGTGCTGTTTGCTTCAGGCTTTCATGGCCTGTTAATGAAATTACGCCTCTTATTTTTATTTCATTCGTGCCATTGTTGGCTTCCCTTCAAGTGATAGAGGAATCATCGAGAAAATGGAAGACGAGAAGAGCTTTTATCACGACATATACATTGTTTATAATATGGAATATTAGCACCACTTGGTGGGTAAGGCATGCCACTATGGGAGGCGCTGTTGCGATGGTCGTGCTCAATAGTTTATTTATGGCATTGCCTGTAATGTGCTATTTTTTTACATTGCGTGTGACAAGAAGTTTGACTTGGTCATTGGGAAGTTTTGTGATTTATTGGCTGGCGTTTGAAAAGATTCATCTCACTTGGGACATATCATGGCCTTGGCTGACATTGGGCAATGCATTTGCCATGAAGCCAGAATGGGTGCAATGGTATGAATACACAGGAAAGCTGGGAGGCAGTTTATGGGTATTGATGGTTAATGTTTTTATTTTCAGCGTTTGGAATAAGTATTTATCCGATTCTTATAAGAGCAAGGTTCGATTGAAAATGATCATTGCTTCCTTGTTGTTGATATTGTTGCCGATGATCTTTTCAAGCTATATATATCATCATTATAATCATAAGGGAGAATCTGTGGAGGTCGTGGTGGTTCAACCTAATATTGATCCTTATAAAGAAAAGTTTGAGGGAGGTAAAAATTATATACCTGTCAGGGAGCAAGTTGATAGGTTTATTAGCATGTCGAAGGAAAAGCTATCTGATAGCACTGCATTCTTATTGTGGCCGGAAACCGCTATTGATATCAATGCCAATGAAGAGAAATTGACGCAATACAGGTTTGTCAGGGAAATATTGAATTTCAAATCGAATTATCCTGAGTTATCTTTATTGACGGGTTTGACTACTTACAAGGTTCAAGAAGAAAAGAAGAAAACCTCCACATCTAGGTTTCGAGAAAATATAGGTTATTATGATGTGTACAATACTGGTTTGTTTATAGATAAGAAAAATCAGTTGCATTTTTATCATAAATCGAAATTGGTTCCGGGAGTTGAAATTGTTCCCTATCCTGAGATTTTCAATAATATTTCTTATGCTTTTGATTTGGGAGGAACAGTTGGAAGTTTAGGTATTCAGGATGAAAGATCTAATTTTAATTCAGGAGATGTGGCTGTGGCTCCTGCGATATGCTATGAGTCTGTATATGACGACTTCATGGCGGAATATGTGAAAAAGGGATCTCAGATAATATTTTTGATTACCAATGATGGTTGGTGGGAGAACACTGAAGGACATAAACAACATTTGAGGTACGCATCGTTATTGGCTGTTTCAACAAGAAGGTCTATTGCTAGATGCGCGAATACTGGGATTTCAGCTTTTATAGATCAAAGAGGAAATATTACGAAAGCCACAAAGTACTGGGAACCTGCTGTAATTCGCTCTGATGTGGAACTTAATGAATTTCAAAGCGTATTTGTTAGGTATGGCGATTATATCGGCAGGATGAGTGAGTGGTTCGCCCTCTTCATACTCATATCAACGATAGTTCGCTATAAGATTTATGGCATTCGCAAAAACTAA
- a CDS encoding inositol monophosphatase family protein has translation MMNSIDQIVSETIEVAKKAGRFIRKESEGFDSSKIETKGLHDLVSYVDRNAEKIIIEGLQEILPESGFLTEEGMIESERKEYTWIVDPLDGTTNFLHGLPIYAVSIALMHNDELLLGVVFEPNRDEVFSAIKGKGAFCNGERISVSDKSDLGESLIATGFPFTYFEHLDSYLKILESLMRSTHGIRRMGTAAVDLVYVACGRMDAFFEYNLKPWDVAAGALIVSEAGGQVSDFHAGGDYVFGKEIVAGGNVTKQLLASISKYWK, from the coding sequence ATGATGAATTCAATCGATCAAATAGTATCTGAAACCATTGAAGTAGCCAAAAAGGCTGGTCGCTTTATAAGAAAAGAGAGCGAAGGTTTTGACTCTTCCAAAATAGAGACCAAAGGATTGCATGATCTGGTTTCATATGTTGACCGCAATGCTGAAAAGATAATCATTGAAGGCTTGCAGGAAATATTGCCTGAATCTGGATTTTTGACAGAGGAAGGCATGATTGAATCCGAGAGAAAAGAGTATACTTGGATTGTGGATCCTTTGGATGGCACGACAAACTTCTTGCATGGATTGCCCATTTACGCAGTGAGCATAGCATTGATGCATAATGATGAGTTGTTGCTTGGTGTTGTATTCGAGCCGAATAGAGATGAAGTATTTTCTGCGATCAAAGGCAAGGGAGCTTTTTGCAATGGCGAAAGAATCTCAGTAAGCGACAAATCCGACTTGGGTGAAAGTCTTATAGCCACAGGTTTTCCATTTACCTATTTCGAGCATTTGGATTCTTATTTGAAAATACTTGAAAGCTTAATGCGTTCTACTCATGGAATAAGGCGCATGGGTACAGCGGCTGTTGATTTGGTGTATGTGGCTTGTGGAAGAATGGATGCTTTTTTCGAATACAACCTAAAGCCATGGGATGTTGCCGCTGGAGCTTTGATCGTAAGCGAGGCTGGAGGACAAGTTTCTGACTTCCATGCAGGCGGCGATTATGTGTTTGGAAAAGAAATTGTCGCAGGTGGCAATGTAACGAAACAACTGCTAGCGTCTATCAGCAAGTATTGGAAATAA
- a CDS encoding FeoB-associated Cys-rich membrane protein, with the protein MIQNLIVIFLFGISVFYVFRKFFPIKKNSNSENSCQSSGCSKCSASVEKSSQN; encoded by the coding sequence ATGATTCAGAATTTGATCGTTATTTTTCTTTTCGGAATATCTGTTTTTTATGTTTTTAGAAAATTTTTTCCGATAAAAAAGAATTCCAACAGTGAAAATTCATGTCAATCCTCAGGATGCTCTAAATGTTCCGCCAGCGTGGAAAAATCAAGTCAAAATTAG
- the glgP gene encoding alpha-glucan family phosphorylase, giving the protein MKLPEEYKHPYEFDPKFKKSVVYFSMEFAIDQPLKIYSGGLGFLAGSHMRSAYEMKQNTIGIGILWKYGYYDQIRKGDQSMDVLFQEKRYSFLKDTKIKFNIEINDHPVAVKVYYLDPKVFNTVPMFLLSTDLPENDYLAQSTCHKLYDSDPSAKIAQSILLGVGGAKLLDMLDYDPEVYHLNEAHALSAAFYYYDKHKDLKKVKDKFVFTTHTPEEAGNEKHDIGLLDRMGFFCGTPLEEVRKITGVKDSIFNHSLVALRLSHISNGVSKLHGEVSRGIWGGQKEICPIIHVTNAQNRTYWADKDLEDAALSGDKEAYWKIKRKFKEELFAEVADQTGELFDPDVLTIVWARRFAEYKRPDLITRDAARFHRLMRRKDQPVQIIWAGKPYPMDYNAIHTFNSLVRMTEHYNKAAILVGYELKLSRLLKKGSDVWLNNPRITREASGTSGMTAAMNGSVNLSTDDGWIPEFAKDGKNSFVLPAIDYKLPVHDQDLEDLNNLYDILENKIIPSYYEKPDHWFDIVVNGIKDVDSFFDSGRMVTEYYDNVYNYKK; this is encoded by the coding sequence ATGAAGTTGCCAGAAGAGTATAAACACCCTTATGAATTTGACCCGAAATTCAAGAAATCAGTCGTTTACTTCTCAATGGAATTCGCCATTGACCAACCTTTGAAGATATATTCAGGAGGTTTAGGTTTCTTGGCGGGCTCGCATATGAGGTCGGCTTATGAAATGAAGCAGAATACTATAGGCATTGGAATTTTGTGGAAATATGGATATTATGATCAAATTCGCAAAGGAGATCAATCCATGGATGTTCTTTTTCAAGAAAAGAGATATAGCTTCTTGAAGGATACCAAGATCAAGTTCAATATTGAAATCAATGATCATCCGGTAGCTGTGAAAGTATACTATCTTGATCCTAAAGTTTTCAATACTGTGCCAATGTTCTTGTTAAGCACAGACCTACCTGAAAACGATTATTTGGCTCAATCCACGTGCCATAAGCTTTACGACTCAGACCCATCGGCAAAAATAGCGCAGAGCATTTTGCTTGGAGTTGGAGGAGCTAAGCTTCTTGATATGTTGGATTACGATCCGGAAGTATACCATTTGAATGAAGCGCATGCATTGTCGGCGGCGTTTTATTATTATGACAAGCATAAAGACCTTAAAAAGGTAAAAGACAAGTTTGTTTTTACAACACACACGCCAGAGGAAGCGGGGAATGAGAAGCATGATATTGGCTTGTTGGATAGAATGGGCTTCTTCTGCGGAACGCCTTTGGAAGAAGTTCGAAAAATCACTGGAGTAAAGGATTCGATATTCAATCATAGCTTGGTGGCTTTGAGACTTTCGCATATTTCCAATGGTGTGTCCAAATTGCATGGCGAAGTGTCCAGAGGAATATGGGGAGGACAAAAAGAAATTTGTCCGATAATCCATGTTACAAATGCGCAAAATAGAACTTACTGGGCGGATAAAGATCTTGAGGACGCCGCTTTGAGTGGTGATAAGGAAGCTTATTGGAAAATCAAGAGAAAATTCAAGGAAGAATTATTCGCTGAGGTTGCTGATCAAACTGGAGAATTGTTTGATCCGGATGTATTGACGATTGTATGGGCTAGAAGGTTTGCTGAATATAAAAGACCAGATCTGATAACAAGAGATGCCGCAAGGTTCCACAGATTGATGAGAAGAAAGGATCAACCGGTGCAAATTATCTGGGCAGGAAAGCCTTACCCAATGGATTACAATGCCATTCACACTTTCAATAGTTTAGTGAGAATGACTGAGCATTACAATAAAGCGGCAATTCTTGTAGGATACGAGTTGAAATTATCTCGTTTGTTGAAGAAAGGCTCTGATGTTTGGTTGAATAATCCGAGAATTACCAGAGAAGCTTCTGGAACAAGCGGTATGACCGCAGCGATGAATGGTTCTGTAAACTTGTCTACAGATGATGGTTGGATACCTGAGTTTGCTAAAGACGGAAAGAATAGCTTCGTACTGCCTGCTATCGACTACAAGTTGCCTGTTCACGACCAAGATCTTGAAGACTTGAACAACTTGTATGATATTCTAGAGAACAAAATCATTCCTAGCTATTATGAAAAGCCGGATCATTGGTTTGATATTGTAGTAAATGGAATCAAGGATGTGGATTCGTTCTTTGATTCAGGAAGAATGGTGACAGAATATTACGACAACGTTTATAACTATAAGAAATAA
- a CDS encoding ABC transporter permease, with amino-acid sequence MRTIKFLLQKEFLQIFRNKSMIPMIFIMPIVQILVLPLTATFEIKNGKIIIVDQDMSHTSRNLISNFEGSEYFEVLPSYFSQKEAEKEIINGKTDMIMIIPQNFSKDLSSKGNAKLMMRMNAIDGSKAGILSSYAQSIIQTYNQEIRMDWGGTLSGIWDVPVIRTTFSYWYNPELNYKPYMVSGILAVLVTMICVFQSSMNIVKEKEIGTIEQINVTPIQKHEFIIGKLLPFWIIGMFVLTLGLFASKIVYGIVFLGSLWIIFSFAAIYMICVLGIGLLISTFNDTQQQSMFIAWFFMMIFILLSGMFTSLDSMPQWAQYIAWCNPLTYLINVNRMVLMKGSGFEDVSWMFGVITIYAIVVNVAAVANYKKTS; translated from the coding sequence ATGAGAACAATAAAATTTCTATTGCAAAAAGAGTTTCTGCAAATCTTCAGGAACAAGTCGATGATTCCTATGATATTCATTATGCCTATAGTTCAGATTTTGGTGTTGCCTCTTACAGCAACATTTGAAATCAAAAATGGCAAAATCATCATAGTGGATCAAGACATGAGCCATACATCCAGAAACTTGATCAGCAACTTTGAAGGAAGCGAATATTTTGAAGTGTTGCCTAGCTATTTTTCACAAAAAGAAGCGGAAAAAGAAATCATCAATGGCAAAACGGACATGATCATGATCATTCCTCAAAACTTCAGCAAAGATCTCTCTAGCAAGGGAAATGCTAAGCTTATGATGCGAATGAATGCCATCGATGGCTCAAAAGCCGGTATACTCTCATCTTATGCCCAAAGCATCATCCAGACCTACAATCAAGAGATTCGCATGGACTGGGGAGGAACATTATCCGGCATATGGGATGTGCCTGTCATCAGAACGACATTTTCATACTGGTACAATCCTGAACTCAACTACAAGCCATACATGGTCTCAGGCATATTGGCAGTGTTGGTAACCATGATTTGCGTATTTCAATCCTCCATGAATATTGTCAAAGAGAAGGAAATAGGCACGATCGAGCAAATCAATGTTACACCTATACAAAAACATGAGTTTATTATAGGCAAGCTTCTTCCATTCTGGATTATCGGCATGTTTGTGCTCACCTTAGGACTATTTGCTTCAAAGATTGTCTATGGCATAGTATTTCTTGGCAGCCTTTGGATCATATTCAGCTTTGCCGCTATCTACATGATATGCGTATTGGGCATAGGTTTGTTGATTTCCACATTCAATGATACACAACAACAGTCTATGTTTATCGCTTGGTTTTTCATGATGATATTCATTCTCTTGAGCGGAATGTTCACCTCTCTGGATTCCATGCCTCAATGGGCTCAATATATCGCATGGTGCAATCCGCTGACATATTTGATCAATGTCAATCGTATGGTGCTTATGAAAGGCAGCGGCTTTGAAGATGTGAGTTGGATGTTTGGAGTGATTACCATTTATGCAATCGTAGTGAACGTCGCTGCTGTTGCCAATTACAAAAAGACATCATAA
- a CDS encoding ABC transporter permease: MNKLFHFVKKEILHILRDSRTILVVFGLPLIQVMIFGYAIRNEVEHVDIMFFDQSKDQTTERLKNKIVSTDNFDYAGSVYNIVDAESTFKNGNAKVVLVLGQNFERNLRNGKGADIQILLDASDPNSATTINNYLTAIIGSFQKELSSGEQMQYTIIPEVRMLYNESLASAKLFVPGILGVILLIVSAMITSISLTKEKELGTMEILLASPLKPWMIIVGKLLPYIVISFINACVILFIGYVVFDVAVKGSLLLLFGESLLYVLVSLALGTLISITSESQQVALMKSLFALMMPSILLSGYIFPIENMPKALQYISTIMPARWYIDIIRSIMLKGVGLEVLWKQTLILATMAFVLISISIKKFKIRLEP; this comes from the coding sequence ATGAACAAGTTATTTCATTTTGTAAAAAAAGAAATCCTCCACATACTCAGAGACTCCAGAACGATTCTCGTAGTATTCGGCTTGCCTCTTATTCAGGTAATGATATTTGGTTATGCCATTAGAAATGAAGTGGAGCATGTGGACATCATGTTTTTCGACCAATCGAAAGACCAGACTACGGAAAGGCTCAAAAACAAAATCGTCTCAACGGATAATTTTGACTATGCGGGATCAGTATACAATATCGTTGATGCAGAGAGCACATTCAAAAATGGAAATGCAAAAGTTGTACTGGTATTAGGTCAAAACTTTGAGCGAAACTTAAGGAATGGTAAAGGCGCTGATATTCAAATTCTTCTTGATGCCTCAGACCCCAACTCAGCCACTACCATCAACAACTACTTGACAGCAATCATCGGAAGTTTTCAAAAGGAACTAAGCTCAGGAGAGCAAATGCAATACACAATTATTCCTGAAGTCAGAATGCTTTACAATGAAAGTTTAGCCAGCGCAAAATTATTTGTTCCAGGGATATTAGGAGTAATCTTGCTTATAGTATCAGCGATGATAACTTCTATCTCACTGACTAAGGAAAAAGAGCTCGGTACTATGGAAATCCTATTGGCCTCGCCTTTGAAACCTTGGATGATTATTGTCGGCAAGTTGCTTCCTTATATAGTAATTTCCTTCATTAATGCATGCGTCATCTTGTTCATTGGGTATGTTGTCTTTGATGTTGCTGTCAAAGGAAGCTTGCTCCTGTTATTTGGAGAATCGTTGCTTTATGTGCTTGTGTCACTGGCATTGGGAACTCTGATATCAATAACTTCCGAATCGCAACAAGTAGCGCTGATGAAAAGTCTATTCGCGCTGATGATGCCTTCTATTTTACTATCCGGGTATATATTCCCAATAGAAAATATGCCTAAGGCTCTTCAATACATCAGCACTATCATGCCAGCAAGATGGTATATTGATATCATTCGATCCATTATGCTCAAAGGTGTCGGTCTTGAGGTGCTTTGGAAGCAAACATTGATTCTCGCGACAATGGCCTTTGTGCTTATATCAATCAGTATTAAAAAATTCAAAATCAGACTTGAGCCATGA
- a CDS encoding ABC transporter ATP-binding protein — protein sequence MENDLIIKADKLTKRFGTFAAVNEISFEVKKGEIFGFLGANGAGKTTAMRILSGLSIPTSGQAMVAGYDVWKETEKIKQNIGYMSQKFSLYEDLTIKENIRFFGGIYRMADRQIKENSSALLADLGMESEANKLVGSLPLGWKQKLAFSVSIFHDPKIVFLDEPTGGVDPVTRRKFWDMIYQASDRGMTIFVTTHYMDEAEYCDRVSIMVSGKIEALDSPAGLKEQFSVNSMEDVFLKLARP from the coding sequence ATGGAAAATGACCTGATCATAAAAGCCGATAAACTCACCAAGCGATTCGGGACCTTCGCGGCGGTCAATGAAATCAGCTTTGAAGTCAAAAAAGGTGAAATATTCGGATTTCTGGGTGCCAATGGAGCTGGAAAGACTACCGCTATGCGCATACTTTCGGGACTGTCCATCCCCACTTCTGGGCAAGCAATGGTCGCTGGATATGACGTTTGGAAAGAAACTGAGAAAATTAAGCAAAACATCGGATACATGAGCCAAAAGTTCTCGCTGTATGAAGATCTTACCATCAAGGAAAATATCCGTTTTTTTGGAGGAATTTACCGCATGGCTGATCGACAGATCAAAGAAAATTCATCGGCATTATTGGCTGATCTTGGCATGGAAAGCGAAGCGAACAAACTTGTAGGCTCGCTTCCACTGGGCTGGAAGCAAAAGCTGGCTTTCTCGGTTTCTATTTTCCATGATCCAAAAATTGTCTTTCTGGACGAACCAACAGGCGGTGTCGATCCTGTTACGAGAAGGAAATTCTGGGATATGATCTATCAAGCTTCTGACAGAGGTATGACAATCTTTGTCACTACTCACTATATGGATGAAGCTGAATACTGCGACAGAGTATCCATCATGGTTAGCGGAAAAATAGAAGCTCTTGACAGTCCTGCGGGCCTGAAAGAGCAATTTAGTGTCAACTCTATGGAAGATGTATTTCTTAAATTAGCCCGACCATGA
- a CDS encoding ABC transporter ATP-binding protein yields MVTVENLVKNYKKVEAVKNISFSVNKGEIFGLIGPDGAGKTSIFRMLASLIIPDSGKITLNDFDPVNQYENVRECIGYMPGKFSLYQDLSVEENLSFFASMFSTTIEANYDLIKDIYVQIEPFKDRRAGALSGGMKQKLALCCALIHKPVVLLLDEPTTGVDPVSRKEFWHMLKKLKEKDITIIVSTPYMDEAESCDRVALVQDGEILKIDSPESIANDYENKLLWIKAKDMFKLLNTLRSIPEVISAYSFGEHVHVTIAKDKQLSEALINELSDIEGLEILPGKPTIEDSFMALGKEESNGK; encoded by the coding sequence ATGGTAACTGTAGAGAATCTAGTCAAAAACTACAAAAAAGTAGAGGCTGTCAAGAATATTTCATTCAGTGTCAATAAAGGAGAAATATTCGGATTGATAGGCCCTGACGGCGCTGGCAAAACATCAATATTCAGAATGCTGGCTTCGCTTATCATTCCTGATAGCGGAAAAATAACTTTAAACGACTTTGATCCTGTTAATCAATATGAGAATGTCAGAGAGTGCATTGGTTATATGCCCGGCAAATTCTCATTATACCAAGACCTTAGCGTTGAGGAAAATTTATCATTTTTTGCATCGATGTTCTCCACGACTATCGAAGCCAATTATGATTTGATCAAAGACATTTATGTGCAAATAGAACCCTTCAAGGATCGCAGAGCCGGAGCATTGTCCGGGGGAATGAAGCAAAAGCTAGCCCTTTGTTGCGCGTTGATCCATAAGCCTGTGGTTCTATTGCTTGATGAACCTACGACGGGTGTTGATCCTGTTTCCCGAAAAGAATTTTGGCATATGCTCAAAAAGCTCAAGGAAAAAGACATCACCATAATCGTATCCACGCCTTACATGGATGAAGCTGAAAGTTGCGACAGAGTCGCTTTGGTACAAGATGGAGAAATATTAAAAATCGACAGTCCGGAAAGTATTGCCAACGACTATGAAAACAAACTTCTATGGATCAAAGCTAAGGATATGTTCAAGCTTCTCAATACATTAAGAAGCATTCCGGAAGTGATCTCCGCTTATTCTTTTGGCGAACATGTGCATGTCACAATTGCCAAGGACAAGCAATTAAGCGAAGCTTTAATCAATGAGTTAAGCGATATAGAAGGTTTGGAAATATTGCCAGGAAAACCTACAATCGAGGACAGCTTCATGGCATTGGGAAAGGAGGAAAGCAATGGAAAATGA
- a CDS encoding HlyD family secretion protein: protein MKILNKLILLTIAIVAFSSCNEEEKADAYGNFESTEVTVSAEANGKLISFNLEEGDSKTQNSIVGQVDTVALHLQKNVLLAKIESTEAKKPNVLTQVKVLKSQLNTAQIELNRVKKLFEDAAATQQQLDQANGQVDVLKDQIKNVQTNYLSIDTELYSIQAQIDQVNDQIEKATITNPINGIILTKLAEEGEYTSTGKPLYRISNLSELDLRAFVDETQLHSIKLGQTVKVLIDKSKKETKEYSGTITWVSSEAEFTPKTIQTKKERVNLVYAIKIRVKNDGSLKIGMPAEVWF, encoded by the coding sequence ATGAAAATATTAAATAAACTTATATTGCTTACAATCGCGATAGTGGCATTCTCAAGCTGCAATGAAGAAGAAAAAGCGGATGCTTATGGCAACTTTGAATCCACTGAAGTTACCGTTTCCGCAGAGGCTAATGGCAAATTGATCTCATTCAATCTTGAAGAAGGAGATTCAAAAACGCAAAATTCGATAGTTGGTCAAGTGGATACTGTCGCCCTTCACCTTCAAAAGAATGTCCTTTTAGCAAAGATAGAATCTACGGAAGCTAAAAAGCCAAATGTTCTTACCCAAGTGAAAGTTCTTAAATCTCAACTTAATACCGCTCAAATTGAGCTTAACAGAGTAAAGAAACTATTTGAAGACGCCGCGGCCACGCAACAGCAACTCGATCAAGCTAACGGTCAAGTGGACGTACTAAAAGACCAAATCAAAAACGTTCAAACAAATTATTTGTCTATCGACACTGAACTTTATTCCATACAAGCTCAAATAGACCAAGTAAATGATCAAATTGAAAAAGCGACAATCACCAATCCTATCAATGGCATTATCTTGACTAAATTAGCGGAAGAAGGCGAATACACTTCCACAGGAAAGCCTCTCTATAGAATTTCCAACCTCTCTGAACTAGATCTTAGGGCATTTGTGGATGAAACTCAACTTCACAGCATCAAACTTGGACAGACTGTCAAAGTCTTAATCGACAAGTCTAAAAAAGAGACCAAAGAATATTCAGGAACAATCACTTGGGTATCAAGCGAAGCAGAATTCACACCCAAGACTATTCAGACGAAAAAAGAAAGAGTGAACCTAGTCTATGCTATAAAAATAAGGGTAAAAAATGATGGTTCTCTTAAAATTGGGATGCCTGCAGAAGTATGGTTTTAG